Proteins from one Hydrogenophaga sp. SL48 genomic window:
- a CDS encoding zinc ribbon domain-containing protein, which yields MAVVCPSCGVENRDKARFCLGCAAALDRAAETPEPARRSRRRRAASAAPLMAGHEAPVRGGALKAGGLAALVLAAALAGWWLLGRSPATVAPQVPPALTPTATQPLLADVLPVAASPAPVASETVAPAPSPAAVSATERLLESVEEVAQRDRAHQLELDQQRAKLVRELQRAEDARRRAEAPHLPRPVTAESTHAGVAPAPAPTPAPAPVAAAAAAPAAAPASTGATVDQVCAGSGNFLARDFCRIRECGKPSFASDPVCVRFRQMDEARRQQSN from the coding sequence ATGGCTGTCGTGTGTCCGTCGTGTGGCGTCGAGAACCGGGACAAGGCCCGGTTCTGTCTGGGCTGCGCGGCCGCGCTGGACCGAGCTGCCGAAACGCCTGAGCCCGCCCGGCGTTCCCGGCGGCGCCGTGCCGCGTCAGCGGCCCCCCTCATGGCGGGCCATGAGGCGCCGGTACGTGGTGGCGCCCTGAAGGCCGGCGGGCTGGCCGCGCTGGTGCTCGCCGCTGCCCTGGCGGGCTGGTGGCTGCTGGGGCGTTCGCCTGCCACGGTGGCGCCCCAGGTGCCGCCAGCCCTGACGCCCACCGCGACCCAGCCCTTGCTGGCGGACGTGCTGCCCGTGGCGGCATCACCGGCCCCGGTGGCGAGCGAAACGGTGGCGCCAGCGCCGAGCCCGGCCGCGGTGTCGGCCACCGAGCGCCTGCTCGAGTCGGTTGAAGAGGTGGCCCAGCGGGACCGCGCGCACCAGCTGGAGCTGGATCAGCAGCGCGCCAAGCTCGTCAGGGAGTTGCAACGGGCCGAGGACGCCCGACGCCGCGCTGAAGCGCCTCATCTGCCGCGGCCGGTGACAGCGGAATCGACGCATGCCGGGGTCGCTCCTGCCCCCGCTCCCACCCCCGCCCCCGCCCCAGTGGCTGCAGCTGCGGCTGCGCCGGCTGCCGCGCCGGCATCCACCGGTGCGACGGTGGACCAGGTCTGCGCGGGCAGCGGCAATTTCCTCGCGCGCGATTTCTGCCGGATACGCGAATGCGGCAAACCTTCGTTCGCCAGCGATCCTGTCTGCGTGCGCTTCCGCCAGATGGACGAGGCGCGCCGCCAGCAGTCGAACTGA
- a CDS encoding DUF2164 domain-containing protein encodes MPIELPKEARQQAITSIERYFREHMDEPIGNVAAGGLLNFFLQEIGPSVYNRAVTDAQERLQARVMELDIDVHESEFGYWKTAKRK; translated from the coding sequence ATGCCCATCGAACTCCCCAAAGAAGCCCGCCAGCAGGCCATCACCTCCATCGAACGCTACTTCCGCGAGCACATGGACGAGCCCATCGGCAACGTGGCCGCGGGCGGTTTGCTGAATTTTTTCCTGCAGGAAATCGGCCCGAGCGTCTACAACCGGGCCGTGACCGACGCGCAGGAGCGGTTGCAGGCGCGGGTGATGGAGCTGGACATCGACGTGCACGAAAGCGAGTTTGGTTACTGGAAAACAGCCAAAAGGAAATGA
- a CDS encoding D-hexose-6-phosphate mutarotase, giving the protein MTLEDLNAEHAIADQLRFVAGPGGLPLVQVRNAHAEAVVSLHGAQVLSFRPVGAGADVLFVSERAHFQAGKAIRGGVPVCWPWFGADPQGLGRPSHGIARTRLWSVRGTASTPEGETEITLGLVDTPETMAIWPHAFHLAMEITVGATLRLALTTRNTGEAPFTITQALHSYFTVGDIAMTTVTGLDGCHYTDKAAGGAVKQQAGAVAFAAEVDRIYTGAPAELALVDGALQRSVHIHAEGSRTAVVWNPWATLAAGMADLQDDEYRRFVCMETANAGDEVVTVPPGGEHRLVAEFGLSPRAKR; this is encoded by the coding sequence ATGACACTCGAAGACCTGAACGCCGAACACGCCATCGCCGACCAGCTGCGCTTCGTCGCCGGCCCGGGCGGTCTGCCGTTGGTCCAGGTGCGCAACGCCCACGCCGAGGCGGTGGTGTCGCTGCATGGCGCTCAGGTGCTTTCGTTCCGGCCGGTGGGCGCGGGCGCCGATGTGCTGTTCGTGAGCGAGCGGGCGCACTTTCAGGCGGGCAAGGCCATCCGGGGCGGCGTGCCGGTCTGCTGGCCCTGGTTCGGCGCCGACCCGCAGGGGCTGGGCCGGCCGTCGCACGGCATTGCGCGCACCCGGTTGTGGTCGGTCCGGGGCACGGCGTCCACGCCCGAGGGTGAAACAGAGATCACGCTGGGCCTGGTGGACACGCCCGAGACGATGGCGATCTGGCCGCACGCCTTCCACCTCGCGATGGAAATCACCGTGGGCGCCACGCTGCGGCTGGCGTTGACCACGCGCAACACGGGCGAAGCGCCGTTCACCATCACACAGGCGCTGCACAGCTACTTCACGGTGGGCGACATCGCGATGACCACCGTGACCGGGCTGGACGGCTGCCACTACACCGACAAGGCGGCGGGCGGCGCGGTGAAACAGCAGGCGGGCGCGGTGGCGTTTGCCGCCGAGGTGGACCGCATCTACACCGGCGCGCCGGCCGAGCTGGCGTTGGTGGACGGCGCCCTGCAACGCTCAGTGCACATCCACGCCGAAGGCAGCCGCACCGCCGTGGTGTGGAACCCCTGGGCCACCCTCGCGGCCGGCATGGCCGACCTGCAGGACGACGAATACCGGCGCTTCGTCTGCATGGAGACCGCCAACGCGGGCGACGAGGTGGTCACGGTGCCGCCCGGCGGCGAGCACCGGCTGGTGGCAGAGTTCGGGCTCAGCCCCAGAGCGAAACGCTGA
- the metH gene encoding methionine synthase, whose translation MSVVSDTAVSDSAVSPSSSAAVPPMLLSGLEPLRIGEGSLFVNVGERTNVTGSKAFARMILNGEYEQALAVARQQVENGAQVIDINMDEAMLDSKAAMVKFLNLIAGEPDIARVPVMVDSSKWEVIEAGLRCVQGKGVVNSISMKEGVDEFKRQAGLVKRYGAAAVVMAFDEKGQADTYERKVEICERAYRVLVDEVGFPPEDIIFDPNIFAIATGIEEHNNYAVDFINATRWIKQHLPGAKVSGGVSNVSFSFRGNDPVREAIHTVFLYHAIQAGMDMGIVNAGMVGVYDELEPELRERVEDVVLNRRPDAGERLVEVAENAKGAAKDDSKKNEWRALPIRERLSHALVRGMNEFITEDTEEMWRQIEADGGRPLNVIEGPLMDGMNVVGDLFGQGKMFLPQVVKSARVMKQAVAHLLPYIEAEKLAQAAAGQDVKTKGKIVIATVKGDVHDIGKNIVTVVLQCNNFEVVNMGVMVPCHEVLAKAKEEGADIVGLSGLITPSLEEMQYVASEMEKDAHFREKQIPLLIGGATCSRVHTAVKIAPHYSGPVVYVPDASRSVSVAQGLLSDQAAQYIADLNADYDKVRTQHANKKQVPLWSLDKARANKWHPSSLPLPLGEGGGEGSPAAASPDAVAWASFKPTKPKFIGKRQFKNFDLAEIAKYIDWAPFFQTWDLAGPYPAILQDEVVGEQARKVFADAQAMLKKIIEGRWLSANGVIGLYPANTVNDDDIQLYTDETRSQVALTWHGLRQQTEKQEVDGVMRPSRCLADFVAPKGTADDYVGLFAVTAGLGAEKKEKQFLDAHDDYNAILFKALADRLAESFAECLHHRVRTDLWGYAADEALSSEDLIKEKYQGIRPAPGYPACPDHSVKRAMFALLQADDIGMALTESLAMTPAASVSGFYLSHPDSAYFNVGKLGEDQVDDLAARSGVAVAELKRWLGTNL comes from the coding sequence ATGTCCGTTGTTTCCGATACCGCCGTTTCCGATTCCGCCGTTTCCCCTTCTTCGTCCGCCGCCGTGCCGCCCATGCTGCTGTCCGGCCTGGAGCCGCTGCGCATCGGCGAAGGCAGCCTGTTCGTCAACGTGGGCGAACGCACCAACGTGACCGGCTCCAAGGCCTTCGCCCGCATGATCCTCAACGGCGAGTACGAGCAGGCGTTGGCCGTGGCGCGCCAGCAGGTGGAAAACGGCGCGCAGGTGATCGACATCAACATGGACGAGGCCATGCTCGACAGCAAGGCCGCGATGGTGAAGTTCCTGAACCTGATCGCTGGCGAGCCCGACATCGCGCGCGTGCCGGTGATGGTGGACAGCTCGAAGTGGGAGGTGATCGAGGCCGGCCTGCGCTGCGTGCAGGGCAAGGGCGTCGTCAACTCGATCAGCATGAAAGAGGGCGTGGACGAGTTCAAGCGCCAGGCCGGTCTGGTCAAGCGCTACGGCGCCGCCGCGGTGGTGATGGCCTTTGACGAAAAGGGCCAGGCCGACACCTACGAACGCAAGGTCGAGATCTGCGAGCGCGCCTACCGCGTGCTGGTGGACGAGGTGGGCTTCCCGCCCGAAGACATCATCTTCGACCCCAACATCTTCGCCATCGCCACCGGCATCGAAGAGCACAACAACTACGCGGTCGATTTCATCAACGCCACGCGCTGGATCAAGCAGCACCTGCCGGGCGCCAAGGTGAGTGGCGGCGTGTCCAACGTGTCGTTCAGCTTCCGCGGCAACGACCCGGTGCGCGAGGCCATCCACACCGTGTTCCTGTACCACGCGATCCAGGCGGGCATGGACATGGGCATCGTCAACGCGGGCATGGTGGGCGTGTACGACGAGCTGGAGCCCGAGCTGCGCGAGCGCGTGGAAGACGTGGTCTTGAACCGCCGGCCTGATGCGGGCGAGCGCCTCGTGGAAGTGGCCGAAAACGCCAAGGGTGCGGCCAAGGACGACAGCAAGAAAAACGAGTGGCGCGCGCTGCCGATCCGCGAGCGCCTGAGCCACGCGCTGGTGCGCGGCATGAACGAGTTCATCACCGAAGACACGGAAGAAATGTGGCGCCAGATCGAAGCCGATGGCGGCCGCCCGCTCAACGTGATCGAAGGCCCGCTGATGGACGGCATGAACGTCGTGGGTGACCTGTTCGGCCAGGGCAAGATGTTCCTGCCGCAGGTGGTGAAAAGCGCGCGCGTGATGAAGCAGGCCGTGGCCCACCTGCTGCCCTACATCGAAGCCGAAAAACTGGCCCAGGCCGCCGCCGGCCAGGACGTGAAGACGAAGGGCAAGATCGTGATCGCCACGGTCAAGGGCGACGTGCACGACATCGGCAAGAACATCGTCACCGTCGTGCTCCAGTGCAACAACTTCGAGGTCGTGAACATGGGCGTGATGGTGCCCTGCCACGAGGTGCTGGCCAAGGCCAAGGAAGAGGGCGCGGACATCGTGGGCCTCTCCGGCCTGATCACGCCCAGCCTGGAAGAGATGCAGTACGTGGCCAGCGAGATGGAGAAGGACGCCCACTTCCGCGAGAAGCAGATCCCGCTGCTGATCGGCGGCGCCACCTGCAGCCGCGTGCACACCGCCGTGAAGATCGCGCCGCACTACAGCGGCCCTGTTGTTTATGTGCCGGACGCCTCGCGCAGCGTGAGCGTGGCGCAGGGCCTGCTCTCCGACCAGGCGGCGCAGTACATCGCCGACTTGAACGCCGACTACGACAAGGTGCGCACACAACACGCCAACAAGAAACAGGTGCCACTGTGGTCGCTGGACAAGGCGCGCGCCAACAAGTGGCACCCGTCTTCACTCCCTCTCCCTCTGGGAGAGGGCGGGGGTGAGGGCTCGCCCGCAGCAGCCTCGCCGGACGCCGTGGCCTGGGCCAGCTTCAAACCCACGAAACCCAAGTTCATCGGCAAGCGCCAGTTCAAGAACTTCGACCTCGCCGAGATCGCGAAGTACATCGACTGGGCACCGTTCTTCCAGACCTGGGACCTGGCCGGCCCGTACCCCGCCATCCTGCAAGACGAGGTGGTGGGCGAGCAGGCTCGCAAGGTGTTTGCCGACGCGCAGGCCATGCTGAAGAAGATCATCGAAGGCCGCTGGCTCAGCGCCAACGGCGTGATCGGCCTCTACCCGGCGAACACGGTCAACGACGACGACATTCAGCTCTACACCGACGAGACCCGCAGCCAGGTGGCGCTCACCTGGCACGGCCTGCGCCAGCAGACCGAGAAGCAGGAGGTCGACGGCGTGATGCGCCCCAGCCGCTGCCTCGCCGACTTCGTGGCCCCCAAGGGCACGGCCGACGATTACGTGGGCCTGTTCGCCGTCACCGCCGGCCTGGGCGCCGAGAAAAAAGAAAAGCAGTTTCTCGACGCGCACGACGACTACAACGCCATCCTGTTCAAGGCGCTGGCCGACCGCCTGGCCGAGTCGTTTGCCGAGTGCCTGCACCACCGCGTGCGCACCGACCTCTGGGGCTACGCGGCCGACGAGGCGCTGAGCAGCGAAGACCTGATCAAAGAGAAATACCAGGGCATCCGCCCCGCGCCCGGTTACCCCGCCTGCCCGGACCACAGCGTCAAGCGCGCCATGTTCGCGCTGCTGCAGGCCGACGACATCGGCATGGCCCTGACCGAAAGCCTGGCCATGACGCCGGCCGCCAGCGTGAGCGGCTTCTACCTGAGCCACCCGGACAGCGCCTACTTCAACGTCGGCAAACTCGGCGAAGACCAGGTGGACGATCTGGCAGCGCGCAGCGGCGTGGCAGTGGCCGAACTCAAGCGCTGGCTCGGCACCAACCTCTGA
- a CDS encoding MltR family transcriptional regulator — MKAMCTSKASKSAAQPNSGLHADDKTGHALGISADREALGKKLFLEFLEFRRALTQESDRGCALFAAAYLDVCLENLLRRCFVENKKAKEDLFESQGPLSTFSAKIKMAYYLGKIAPSERKDLDTIRSIRNDFAHHAENIDFDNQSIRDRCSNLVHVWQEKDARPRGKYTASVSCILAKIHIETLKAMSPEEQAERQVPVEVKKQVRERMTAAIAQASDEKRNTA, encoded by the coding sequence ATGAAGGCAATGTGCACATCAAAAGCCTCTAAATCCGCGGCGCAGCCCAACTCAGGTTTGCACGCGGACGATAAAACCGGTCACGCTTTAGGCATTTCCGCTGATCGCGAAGCACTCGGTAAGAAACTGTTCCTGGAGTTCTTAGAGTTCCGACGGGCGCTCACACAGGAGTCCGATCGAGGCTGCGCGCTTTTCGCGGCCGCATATCTCGACGTTTGCCTTGAGAACTTGTTACGGCGCTGCTTCGTTGAGAACAAGAAGGCCAAGGAAGACCTGTTCGAATCGCAGGGGCCACTCAGCACATTCTCGGCCAAGATCAAGATGGCCTACTACTTAGGGAAGATCGCTCCATCTGAAAGGAAGGACTTGGACACGATACGTTCCATACGCAACGACTTCGCACATCACGCGGAAAACATTGACTTTGATAATCAGTCAATTCGTGATCGGTGCTCGAATCTTGTTCACGTCTGGCAAGAGAAAGATGCGAGGCCTAGGGGTAAATACACCGCTTCCGTCTCTTGCATTCTCGCCAAGATTCACATTGAGACGCTGAAGGCCATGTCTCCGGAGGAACAAGCTGAGAGGCAAGTGCCGGTGGAGGTAAAGAAGCAGGTTCGGGAGAGGATGACCGCAGCGATAGCTCAGGCAAGCGACGAGAAGAGGAATACTGCATAG
- a CDS encoding sigma-54-dependent Fis family transcriptional regulator, with the protein MAPHRTDPDAPGTDWHAQELLLMREVMKLVGRSLAPAFVLREMLHLMSELLGLNRGRMVLADEALPGQERTASIRHAYGLTAEEAARGVFRWGEGITGRVLASGLPAIVQDVDAEPLFLFRTVARAQLPPQTVAFIALPIEVNGASIGVLACHRIRSRQRHLNDDLALLRILATLAGQLLQLEQLVAEQRRQLEARNEVLARALDTHTARYGLIGRSPALLQALGELERVSQSQATVLLLGESGTGKELFARAVHLASGRRDQPFIKVNCSAIPDTLFESELFGYERGAFTGASTARAGWFEQAHRGTIFLDEIGELPLAMQSKLLRTLQEGTLVRLGGTREIRIDVRLVAATNRDLAREVQAGRFRQDLYYRLNVIPIRLPSLRERREDVRALALHFVSRANQAHQRNVNLAPDALARLEAHDWPGNIRELGNLIERLVLLADHTLVTAAALERFMPEAWAPQTAAEPPHGQPLPAGHVRDYLSGRSHSPQALQDALLRHHGSQTLAAQSLGLTLRQFGYRLRKAGLR; encoded by the coding sequence ATGGCCCCCCACCGCACCGACCCCGACGCCCCCGGCACCGACTGGCACGCCCAGGAGCTGCTGCTGATGCGCGAGGTGATGAAGCTGGTGGGCCGCAGCCTGGCGCCGGCGTTTGTGTTGCGCGAGATGCTGCACCTGATGAGCGAGCTGCTGGGCCTGAACCGGGGCCGCATGGTGCTGGCCGACGAAGCCCTGCCCGGCCAGGAGCGCACCGCCTCGATCCGCCACGCCTACGGCCTCACCGCCGAAGAAGCGGCGCGCGGTGTGTTCCGCTGGGGCGAGGGCATCACCGGCCGGGTGCTGGCCAGCGGGCTGCCCGCCATCGTGCAAGACGTGGACGCCGAGCCGCTGTTTCTCTTTCGCACTGTGGCGCGCGCCCAGCTGCCGCCGCAGACCGTGGCCTTCATTGCGCTGCCCATTGAGGTGAACGGCGCGAGCATCGGCGTGCTCGCCTGCCACCGCATCCGCAGCCGCCAGCGGCACCTCAACGACGACCTCGCGCTGCTGCGCATCCTCGCCACGCTGGCCGGCCAGCTGCTGCAGCTGGAGCAGCTGGTGGCCGAGCAGCGGCGCCAGCTCGAAGCGCGCAACGAGGTGCTGGCCCGCGCGCTCGACACCCACACCGCGCGCTACGGGCTCATCGGCCGCTCGCCCGCGCTGCTGCAAGCGCTGGGCGAGCTGGAGCGGGTGTCGCAGTCGCAGGCCACGGTGCTGCTGCTCGGCGAATCAGGCACCGGCAAGGAGCTGTTTGCGCGCGCGGTGCACCTGGCCAGCGGCCGGCGCGACCAGCCCTTCATCAAGGTCAACTGCTCGGCGATTCCCGACACGCTGTTTGAATCCGAGCTGTTTGGCTACGAGCGCGGCGCCTTCACCGGCGCGAGCACGGCGCGCGCGGGCTGGTTTGAGCAGGCCCACCGCGGCACGATTTTTCTGGACGAGATCGGCGAGCTGCCGCTGGCCATGCAGAGCAAGCTGCTGCGCACCCTGCAGGAAGGCACGCTGGTGCGCCTGGGCGGCACGCGCGAGATCCGCATCGACGTGCGGCTGGTCGCGGCCACCAACCGCGACCTCGCGCGCGAGGTGCAGGCCGGGCGCTTCCGGCAGGACTTGTATTACCGCCTCAACGTGATCCCGATCCGCCTGCCCAGCCTGCGCGAGCGGCGCGAAGACGTGCGCGCGCTGGCCCTGCATTTCGTGAGCCGCGCCAACCAGGCGCACCAGCGCAACGTCAACCTCGCGCCCGACGCGCTGGCGCGGCTGGAGGCGCACGACTGGCCCGGCAACATCCGCGAGCTGGGCAACCTGATCGAGCGCCTGGTGCTGCTGGCCGACCACACGTTGGTGACGGCCGCGGCGCTGGAGCGCTTCATGCCCGAGGCCTGGGCACCGCAGACCGCCGCCGAACCGCCGCACGGCCAGCCCCTGCCGGCCGGCCACGTGCGCGACTACCTGAGCGGCCGCTCACACAGCCCGCAGGCGCTGCAAGACGCCCTGCTGCGCCACCACGGCAGCCAGACCCTGGCGGCGCAAAGCCTGGGGCTCACGCTGCGGCAGTTTGGCTACCGGCTGCGCAAGGCCGGGTTGCGGTGA
- a CDS encoding YifB family Mg chelatase-like AAA ATPase: MSLSLVHSRALLGLEARPVQVEVHLANGLPSFTLVGLADTEVKEARERVRSAIANAGLEFPSNKRITVNLAPADLPKDSGRFDLPIALGILAANGQINAARLAGWEFAGELSLGGELRPVRGALAMSLALHRDAGDAAAQSRLVLPPGSAEEAALVPQAQVYRARHLLDVVSRFLPNGAAGAGEVPPDDGGWARLAPTSIGQAPSYADLADVKGQAAAKRALEIAAAGGHSVLMMGPPGSGKSMLAQRFAGLLPPMAANEALESAAVASLAGRFCLERWGQRPTCAPHHTASAVALVGGGSPPRPGEISLAHHGVLFLDELPEFPRAALEALREPLESGHIRISRAAMQSEFPARFQLIAAMNPCPCGFLGHPTRACRDTPDQIARYQSKLSGPLLDRIDLHVEVPALPPNDLLHGVAGEPSDAVRERVVAARERAITRQGEANQALAGQALDQHVHADPAALKFLNTAAARLGWSARSTHRALRVARTIADLAGTDEVGVGHVAEAVQYRRALRQAG, from the coding sequence ATGAGTCTGTCTTTGGTGCACAGCCGTGCGCTGCTGGGCCTGGAAGCACGGCCGGTGCAGGTGGAAGTCCACCTCGCCAACGGCCTGCCCAGCTTCACGCTGGTGGGCCTGGCCGACACGGAAGTGAAAGAAGCGCGCGAACGCGTGCGTTCGGCCATCGCCAACGCCGGGCTCGAATTCCCCAGCAACAAGCGCATCACCGTCAACCTGGCCCCGGCCGACCTGCCCAAGGACTCGGGCCGTTTCGACCTGCCCATCGCGCTCGGCATCCTGGCGGCCAACGGGCAGATCAACGCCGCGCGGCTGGCTGGCTGGGAGTTCGCCGGCGAGTTGTCGCTGGGCGGTGAGTTGCGCCCGGTGCGCGGCGCGCTGGCCATGAGCCTGGCGCTGCACCGCGACGCGGGCGATGCCGCCGCGCAGTCCAGGTTGGTGCTGCCGCCCGGCAGCGCCGAAGAAGCGGCGCTGGTGCCGCAGGCGCAGGTCTACCGGGCGCGGCACCTGCTGGATGTGGTGTCGCGGTTCCTGCCCAACGGCGCGGCGGGCGCCGGCGAGGTGCCGCCCGACGACGGCGGGTGGGCGCGACTGGCGCCGACGTCCATCGGCCAGGCCCCGAGTTACGCCGACCTCGCCGACGTGAAAGGCCAGGCCGCCGCCAAGCGCGCGCTGGAGATCGCCGCCGCCGGTGGCCACAGCGTCCTGATGATGGGCCCGCCCGGCTCGGGCAAAAGCATGCTGGCGCAGCGCTTCGCCGGCCTGTTGCCGCCCATGGCGGCCAACGAGGCGCTGGAGTCGGCCGCCGTGGCCTCGCTGGCCGGGCGCTTCTGCCTGGAACGCTGGGGCCAGCGGCCCACCTGCGCGCCGCACCACACCGCCAGCGCGGTGGCCCTGGTGGGCGGCGGTTCACCGCCGCGGCCGGGCGAGATCTCGCTCGCGCACCACGGCGTGCTCTTTCTGGACGAACTCCCGGAATTTCCCCGCGCCGCGCTGGAGGCGCTGCGCGAGCCGCTGGAGAGTGGCCACATCCGCATCTCGCGCGCGGCCATGCAGAGCGAGTTCCCGGCGCGCTTCCAGCTCATCGCCGCCATGAACCCCTGCCCCTGTGGTTTTCTCGGTCACCCCACCCGGGCCTGCCGCGACACGCCCGACCAGATCGCGCGCTACCAGAGCAAGCTCAGCGGCCCGCTGCTTGACCGCATCGACCTGCACGTGGAGGTGCCGGCGCTGCCCCCGAACGACCTGCTGCACGGCGTCGCCGGTGAGCCGAGCGATGCGGTGCGCGAGCGTGTGGTGGCCGCGCGCGAACGCGCGATCACACGACAAGGCGAGGCCAACCAGGCCCTGGCCGGGCAGGCGCTCGACCAGCACGTGCACGCCGACCCGGCCGCGCTGAAGTTCCTCAACACCGCCGCCGCGCGGTTGGGCTGGAGCGCCCGCAGCACGCACCGCGCGCTGCGCGTGGCCCGCACCATCGCGGACCTGGCGGGGACCGATGAGGTGGGCGTGGGGCACGTGGCCGAGGCGGTGCAGTACCGGCGGGCGCTGCGACAGGCGGGTTGA
- a CDS encoding Fic family protein — translation MKRVTGTYITQTTLGEPVKAFVPHALPPSAPVLAESAWVERNRAAQMALARLSAVAGLVPSVDWLLYSAIRKEALMTSQIEGTQATLTDLFDDEAGLVVSNTDDVEEVTNYLQAFRLVQDNLRDASGLPISVRLLCDAHRLLLNGVRGTGKQPGELRRSQNWIGGTRPGNAVFVPPPADRVPVLLADLERFIHAPAGGLPPLVKVALVHQQFETIHPFLDGNGRMGRLLIAALLEHWGLLPEPLLYLSGYLKRHQSAYYRHLSDVRTEGDWEGWVGFFLEGVEVAAAEAEKDIVALATLVAADRRRLLQHAKAGPASYRLFELLPTMPRFSVERVRAALNTTFPTASAAVKLLQELGIVTEVTGQKKNRSFSYQAYIDLLSR, via the coding sequence ATGAAGCGCGTCACCGGCACCTACATCACCCAGACCACCCTCGGGGAGCCGGTCAAAGCGTTTGTGCCTCACGCCTTGCCACCCTCGGCTCCGGTTCTGGCGGAATCGGCCTGGGTTGAGCGCAACCGCGCGGCGCAGATGGCGCTGGCGCGCCTGTCGGCTGTGGCGGGGCTGGTGCCTTCGGTGGACTGGCTGCTTTACAGCGCCATCCGCAAGGAGGCCTTGATGACCTCGCAGATCGAAGGCACGCAGGCCACGCTGACCGACCTGTTTGACGACGAGGCCGGGCTGGTGGTGAGCAACACCGACGACGTGGAGGAGGTCACCAACTACCTGCAGGCCTTCCGGCTGGTGCAGGACAACCTGCGCGACGCGTCGGGCCTGCCGATCAGCGTGCGCCTGCTGTGCGATGCGCACCGCCTGTTGCTCAACGGCGTGCGTGGCACCGGCAAGCAACCGGGCGAACTGCGCCGCTCACAAAACTGGATCGGTGGCACGCGCCCGGGCAACGCGGTGTTCGTGCCGCCGCCGGCAGACCGGGTGCCGGTGTTGCTGGCCGATCTGGAGCGTTTCATCCATGCGCCCGCGGGCGGCTTGCCGCCTCTGGTCAAGGTGGCGCTGGTGCACCAGCAGTTCGAAACCATCCACCCGTTTCTGGACGGCAATGGGCGCATGGGGCGGCTGCTGATCGCGGCCCTGCTGGAGCATTGGGGCCTGCTGCCCGAGCCTTTGCTCTACCTGAGCGGTTACCTGAAGCGGCACCAGAGTGCCTACTACCGGCACCTGTCCGACGTGCGCACCGAGGGCGACTGGGAGGGCTGGGTCGGCTTCTTTTTGGAAGGCGTCGAGGTGGCTGCGGCCGAGGCGGAGAAAGACATCGTGGCGCTGGCCACCCTGGTGGCGGCCGACCGCCGGCGTTTGCTGCAACACGCCAAGGCAGGCCCGGCCAGCTACCGGCTGTTTGAGTTGCTGCCGACCATGCCGCGCTTCAGTGTGGAGCGGGTCCGGGCGGCGTTGAACACCACGTTTCCCACCGCCAGCGCGGCTGTCAAACTGCTGCAGGAACTGGGGATCGTGACCGAGGTCACCGGGCAGAAGAAGAACCGCAGCTTCAGCTATCAGGCGTACATCGACCTGCTCAGCCGCTGA